One window of Phycisphaeraceae bacterium genomic DNA carries:
- a CDS encoding enoyl-CoA hydratase/isomerase family protein translates to MPSPLSILSTEARVATLTLNRPDARNAISLDLLEAIDHSLTEIESRKDSLSALIITGAGRSFCAGMDLKAVLGNNALAHELLTRLGLLTLRLRKLPLVTIARVNGAAIGGGCGLACVCDVALTHEDSKMGFPEVDLGVCPAVVTPWLVRKIGPGPARRVLLLGGLMSGAEAAQVGIANRALPTLQELDVAVTETASRIASGGPLAIAATKSLLNELDGSLDEALIRRAADLSASVLATDDAQTRLRQKLSN, encoded by the coding sequence ATGCCATCCCCGCTCTCGATCCTCTCCACCGAAGCCCGCGTCGCCACGCTCACCCTCAATCGACCGGACGCGCGAAACGCGATCTCGCTCGATCTTCTCGAAGCCATCGACCACTCACTCACAGAAATCGAATCCCGCAAGGATTCCCTCTCCGCCCTCATCATCACAGGCGCAGGTCGCTCCTTCTGCGCTGGCATGGATCTCAAAGCCGTCCTCGGCAACAACGCCCTCGCCCACGAACTCCTCACCCGCCTCGGCCTGCTCACCCTGCGACTCCGAAAGCTGCCCCTTGTCACCATCGCTCGCGTCAACGGTGCCGCAATAGGAGGCGGCTGCGGGCTCGCCTGCGTCTGTGATGTCGCCCTCACACACGAAGACTCGAAAATGGGGTTCCCCGAGGTCGATCTCGGCGTCTGCCCGGCCGTCGTCACTCCCTGGCTCGTACGCAAAATCGGTCCCGGACCCGCCCGCCGCGTGCTCCTCCTCGGCGGGCTCATGTCGGGAGCCGAGGCCGCCCAGGTCGGTATCGCCAACCGCGCCCTCCCCACACTCCAGGAACTGGATGTCGCCGTCACCGAAACCGCATCCAGGATCGCTTCCGGAGGCCCTCTCGCAATCGCCGCCACCAAGTCCCTCCTCAACGAGCTCGACGGCTCGCTCGACGAAGCACTCATCCGTCGCGCTGCGGATCTCTCCGCATCGGTGCTCGCGACCGACGATGCTCAGACACGCCTGAGACAGAAACTCTCAAACTGA
- a CDS encoding enoyl-CoA hydratase/isomerase family protein, producing MPHGMPPLPIRRHADGPCPGAISIVLEQPGKPVVVLDLELIQRIESTLRLVPRDATGLILESASERVFVAGADLKSIRELSDDQLERYLAYGSKVFGMLSACPFPTVAAINGAALGGGLEIAMHCDALIACKPPMRDGQPGKPYPVGLPESGLSICPGWGGASLLPALMDPAEAIRRTATGTPLTFDEAVKHNLFSEVADDRHELEETCLEWLAHNRGSTPARDGQPLRWTGRPATRAAVLAALDSIRADLPDTASARAVAAAVDAGLSGGWQAALTSEQRSLVHLRHTPEAIKAIDGFFAKSAGPKA from the coding sequence ATGCCCCACGGAATGCCGCCACTCCCGATTCGGCGGCACGCGGACGGCCCCTGTCCGGGTGCCATCAGCATCGTGCTCGAACAGCCGGGTAAACCGGTCGTCGTGCTCGATCTCGAACTCATCCAACGTATCGAATCAACGCTCCGTCTCGTTCCTCGCGATGCGACCGGGCTCATCTTGGAATCGGCCAGCGAACGCGTCTTCGTCGCCGGTGCCGATCTGAAGTCCATCCGCGAACTCTCAGACGACCAACTCGAACGCTACCTCGCCTACGGATCGAAGGTCTTCGGTATGCTCAGCGCGTGCCCTTTCCCCACCGTCGCAGCCATCAACGGTGCCGCGCTCGGCGGCGGACTTGAGATTGCGATGCACTGCGACGCGCTCATCGCGTGCAAACCGCCGATGCGTGACGGCCAACCCGGCAAGCCCTACCCGGTCGGGCTGCCCGAATCCGGCCTCTCCATCTGTCCCGGCTGGGGCGGAGCCAGTCTGCTCCCCGCCCTGATGGACCCCGCAGAGGCCATCCGACGCACCGCCACAGGAACCCCCCTCACCTTCGACGAAGCCGTCAAACATAACCTCTTCTCAGAGGTCGCCGACGACCGCCACGAACTTGAAGAAACCTGCTTGGAGTGGCTCGCCCACAATCGGGGATCAACCCCCGCTCGCGATGGCCAACCACTCCGCTGGACCGGTCGCCCCGCGACACGCGCAGCCGTCCTCGCGGCTTTGGACTCCATACGTGCCGACCTCCCCGACACCGCGTCGGCAAGAGCAGTCGCCGCCGCCGTCGATGCGGGGCTCTCCGGGGGGTGGCAAGCTGCCCTCACCTCCGAACAACGATCGCTCGTGCATCTGAGGCACACCCCAGAAGCGATCAAAGCGATAGACGGTTTCTTCGCCAAGTCCGCAGGCCCCAAGGCCTAA